A portion of the Echeneis naucrates chromosome 5, fEcheNa1.1, whole genome shotgun sequence genome contains these proteins:
- the LOC115043904 gene encoding DDB1- and CUL4-associated factor 1-like isoform X1 — protein MPRRRLSVRQQRAAIMSQEEEPAVAVGVSAALSSALSAAMSAAMAVAMAVDAKADLTVLLEEWVEAQRGPTEQLVSVLTKISELIERETGDYHKSDPDPFDDRHPGRADPNCMLGQLLKMLFMNDDFTNALLDTYIMTSRELNLNTAACRVFQNIMPGLETAVIFQEKEGLVEKLFSWAHEAERPLCIYATGLLARAMSSQEIATSYREENTRLLPVMIQRLHELQAEEAKNHLAPTKTPQNLPQGSQVEATQTSSISQDQPDKTDGEAAGEEAERKRRDGESGRPATKIRPPSLLGSVQKNGSSSARLLPDFVCQASPDSAPKETEDRQGGGRRRVAKENGRKAKQKLNFTSSSRTDVEADRNDANDPPASSTSWSEMSSMVIGSDYCLSPLSPAMEQRLILQYLTPLGEYQELLAIFMQLDTRSLLMNYIDIRQIRNVQLTFDALLYLASLLLHKKFAAEFIAHRGVQRLLEIPRPSMAATGVSLCLYYLAYNQDTLERVCMLQDGVLSDMVSYALWLLESSHASGVCHATMFFSISFSFRVVLQLFDRQDGLRRLVNLVSTLEILNTETEVSMMSDDQVFSSRQTAKHTCMAMRRYFEAHLAVKSEQVKQSLHTSDEGTIVPQQPFYKAYTYTREQIIEMMEFLIECGPPQLYWEPVEVFYKLSCVPLMLQLISAACDWRTYYGRSDTVRYALDILAILTVVPKVQLVLADTVEVVDENRSPVSTVGMSIVLGVAEGEVFVNDAEIQKSALQVIINCVCAPDRSLSTVGAFAVTPLRPSLHPQQSPAPHNKVLAHMWQLVQNNNGIKVLLSLLSVKMPITDADLIRALACKALVGLSRSSAIRQIISKLPLFTSSHIQQLMKEPVLQDKRSEHVRFCRYAAEMTERVSGKPLLMGTDVSLARLQRANVVAQSRITFSEKELLMLIRNHLVAKGLHDTANTLVKEGNLSISSLCPSSSSCVTPSSSSSSSSLIHRTCRLTCGIAARTVGHIGSSPVSSVSAISAAATPSPSRTLVSPHLPCSSLSTPPLPPPAPPHPHGQGSHPVSRILFTRERPVTNCNSGKKLKALKQKSDHGAFIQTPAMKKQLERQLPSPPTLDSIITEYLREQHARCPNPVTTCPPFSLFTPHRCPEPKQRRQASPNFTARLGGRVLYPKYGGVDRGCLDRHLIFSRFRPMSVFHEGDGDESGFTCCAFSARERFLMLGTCSGHLKFYNIFSGEEEANYTCHTSAITHLEPSRDGKLLLTSASWSVPLSALWNMDAVFSLKNSFVDDHYVEFSKLSQDRVIGTKDQVAHIYDIQTGQKTLTLNDPALANNYKRNCATFNPTDDLVLNDGVLWDVRASRAIHKFDKFNMNISGVFHPNGLEVIINTEIWDLRTFHLLHTVPALDQCRVVFNSNATIMYGAMLQADDEDDVMDQQMKSPFGSSFRTFDATDYKPIATVDVKRNIYDLCTDNKDCYLAVIENQDTVSLDMVCRLYEVGRQKLAEEGDDDDQDEDQDDDDSSDTDDDDDDDDDDDDMDTDPLIEELTNNSNTENGDRENSPTDEEIAELLRNSDDDNNSDDDSVDSDRSYRSDDGSDSFDLDNLDQRSSDEEVELLRSMRDRWFS, from the exons ATGCCGAGACGCCGCCTCTCAGTGAGACAACAGCGG gCAGCGATAATGTCCCAAGAAGAAGAACCGGCAGTGGCTGTGGGTGTGTCAGCTGCACTGTCGTCTGCGTTGTCAGCTGCCATGTCGGCTGCCATGGCGGTGGCCATGGCCGTGGACGCCAAGGCGGATCTTACCGTGTTACTGGAGGAGTGGGTAGAAGCGCAGCGCGGCCCCACAGAGCAGCTGGTGTCCGTCCTGACAAA AATATCTGAGCTGATTGAACGTGAGACAGGAGATTATCACAAATCAGACCCAGACCCGTTTGATGATCGACATCCAG GACGGGCGGACCCAAACTGCATGCTGGGACAACTCCTGAAGATGCTCTTTATGAATGATGACTTCACTAATGCG CTGTTGGACACGTACATCATGACCAGCAGAGAGCTGAACCTCAACACGGCCGCCTGCCGTGTGTTCCAGAACATCATGCCGGGTCTGGAGACCGCCGTCATCTTCCAAGAGAAG GAAGGTCTGGTGGAGAAGTTGTTCAGCTGGGCTCACGAAGCCGAGCGCCCGCTGTGCATCTACGCCACGGGGCTGCTGGCCAGAGCCATGAGCAGTCAGGAAATCGCCACCAGCTACAGAGAGGAGAACACTCGGCTG TTGCCGGTTATGATTCAACGCCTGCATGAGCTGCAGGCAGAGGAGGCCAAGAATCATTTAGCTCCCACAAAGACCCCCCAGAATCTACCTCAGGGTTCTCAGGTTGAAGCCACTCAGACCTCAAGCATCTCTCAGGACCAGCCAGACAAGACAGATGGGGAGGCGGCGGGAGAGGAGGcggaaaggaaaaggagagacggagagagcgGCAGGCCGGCGACGAAGATCAGACCACCGTCCCTGCTCGGGTCAGTACAGAAGAACGGATCCAGCTCCGCCCGACTGCTTCCAGACTTTGTGTGCCAAGCGAGCCCGGACTCTGCCCCGAAAGAGACGGAGGACaggcagggaggagggaggagacgGGTGGCCAAGGAGAACGGGAGGAAGGCTAAACAGAAGCTCaacttcacctcctcctcccggACTGACGTGGAGGCAGACAGGAATGACGCCAATGACCCACCGGCCAGCAGCACTTCCTGGTCTGAGATGAGCTCAATGGTGATTGGCTCTGACTACTGCCTGTCGCCGCTGAGCCCGGCCATGGAGCAGAGGCTCATCCTGCAGTATCTGACGCCCCTCGGAGAATACCAGGAG CTGCTTGCCATCTTCATGCAGTTGGACACCCGCTCGCTGCTGATGAATTACATCGACATCAGGCAGATCAGGAACGTCCAGCTCACCTTTGACGCCCTCCTG TATCTGGCCTCGCTGCTCCTCCATAAAAAGTTTGCGGCAGAGTTCATCGCTCACAGAGGAGTGCAGAGACTTCTGGAGATCCCGAGACCGTCAATGGCGGCGACGGgagtctctctctgtttgtacTATCTGGCATACAACCAAGACACTTTGGAAAGG gtgTGTATGCTCCAGGACGGCGTGCTCTCAGACATGGTGTCCTACGCTCTGTGGCTGCTGGAGTCGTCCCACGCCTCGGGCGTCTGCCACGCCACcatgtttttctccatttccttcTCCTTCCGGGTGGTGCTGCAGCTCTTCGACCGCCAAGACGGCCTACGCAGGCTCGTCAACCTG GTCAGCACTCTGGAGATCCTCAACACAGAGACGGAGGTGTCCATGATGAGCGACGACCAGGTCTTCTCCAGCCGACAGACGGCCAAGCACACTTGCATGGCCATGCGCAG GTACTTCGAGGCTCACCTGGCGGTGAAGTCTGAACAGGTGAAACAGTCCCTGCACACGTCAGATGAAGGCACCATCGTTCCCCAGCAACCATTTTACAAG gcgtACACGTACACCAGAGAGCAGATTATCGAGATGATGGAGTTCCTCATCGAGTGTGGACCTCCTCAGCTCTACTGGGAACCAGTTGAGGTGTTCTACAAGCTGTCCTGTGTTCCTCtgatgctgcagctcatttctgCAGCTTGTGACTGGAGGACTTACTACGGCAG GAGCGACACGGTGCGTTATGCCTTGGACATCCTGGCCATCCTGACGGTGGTTCCCAAAGTGCAGCTGGTGCTGGCAGACACTGTAGAGGTTGTGGATGAAAACAGGTCGCCTGTTTCCACTGTCG gtaTGAGCATCGTCCTGGGCGTCGCTGAGGGCGAAGTGTTTGTCAATGATGCTGAGATACAGAAGTCTGCACTCCAA GTGATAATAAACTGTGTGTGCGCTCCAGATCGGAGCTTGAGCACCGTTGGGGCTTTTGCCGTCACTCCTCTCAGGCCGTCCCTCCACCCCCAGCAGTCTCCGGCCCCCCACAACAAGGTGTTGGCTCACATGTGGCAACTAGTGCAGAACAACAACGGTATAAAG GTACTTCTGTCCCTGCTGTCGGTGAAGATGCCCATTACAGACGCAGATCTGATCCGCGCTCTGGCCTGCAAGGCTCTGGTTGGACTCTCTCGCAGCTCAGCCATCAGACAAATCATCAGCAAACTACCACTTTTTACCAGCAGCCACATCCAACAG CTGATGAAGGAGCCGGTGTTGCAGGACAAACGCAGCGAGCACGTCCGGTTCTGCCGCTACGCTGCGGAGATGACGGAGCGGGTGTCCGGGAAGCCTCTCCTCATGGGCACTGACGTCTCATTGGCTCGTCTTCAGAGGGCCAACGTGGTCGCCCAGTCGCGGATCACCTTCTCTGAGAAGGAACTCCTCATGCTGATCAGGAACCATCTCGTGGCTAAAGGGTTGCACGACACGGCCAACACGCTCGTTAAGGAGGGTAATTTATCCATATCCTCCCTCTGTCCGAGCTCTTCCTCCTGCGtcaccccgtcctcctcctcctcctcctcctcactgatcCACAGGACTTGCCGGCTCACATGCGGCATCGCAGCTCGCACCGTCGGCCACATCGGTTCCTCTCCAGTTTCCTCAGTCTCAGCCATCTCCGCTGCTGCCACCCCTTCCCCCTCTCGCACCCTAGTCAGTCCTCATCTGCCATGCTCCTCTTTGTCCACcccccctctgccccctccGGCGCCACCTCATCCTCACGGGCAGGGGTCACATCCTGTCAGCCGGATTTTGTTCACGCGGGAACGTCCAGTGACGAACTGCAACTCAGGGAAAAAACTTAAAGCGCTGAAACAGAAGTCTGACCACGGGGCTTTCATCCAG ACTCCAGCCATGAAGAAGCAGCTGGAGCGCCAACTTCCTTCCCCCCCGACCCTCGACAGCATCATCACAGAGTACCTGAGGGAACAACACGCTCGCTGCCCCAACCCTGTCACCACCTGCCCCCCCTTCTCCCTTTTCACCCCCCACAGATGCCCCGAGCCCAAGCAGAGGCGGCAGGCGTCACCCAACTTCACAGCCCGTCTGGGGGGCAGAGTGTTGTACCCGAAATATGGAGGTGTGGACAGGGGGTGTCTGGACAGACATCTGATATTCAGCAG GTTTCGTCCAATGTCGGTCTTCCACGAGGGCGATGGCGACGAGAGCGGGTTCACCTGTTGTGCCTTCTCAGCCCGCGAGCGTTTCCTGATGCTGGGAACCTGCTCAGGTCACCTCAAGTTCTACAACATCTTCTccggagaggaggaggccaaCTACACCTGCCACACTTCAGCCATCACACACCTCGAACCCTCCAGG GATGGAAAGCTGCTGCTCACCTCTGCCTCCTGGAGCGTCCCGCTGTCGGCCCTCTGGAACATGGACGCTGTCTTCAGCTTGAA AAACTCATTTGTAGACGATCACTACGTTGAGTTCAGCAAACTCTCTCAGGACCGGGTTATCGGCACCAAAGACCAAGTTGCACAT ATCTACGACATCcaaacgggtcagaagactcTGACCCTGAACGACCCCGCCCTCGCTAACAACTACAAGAGGAACTGCGCCACCTTCAACCCCACCGACGACCTGGTGCTGAATGACGGCGTGCTGTGGGACGTTCGGGCGTCACGGGCCATCCACAAGTTCGACAAGTTCAACATGAACATCAGCGGGGTCTTCCATCCCAACGGCCTGGAGGTCATCATCAACACGGAGATC tgGGACCTGAGGACGTTCCATCTCCTGCACACGGTCCCTGCCCTGGACCAGTGTAGGGTGGTCTTCAACAGCAACGCCACCATCATGTATGGAG CCATGCTGCAAGCTGACGATGAGGATGATGTGATGGACCAGCAGATGAAGAGTCCCTTCGGCTCGTCCTTCAGGACCTTCGACGCCACAGACTACAAGCCCATCG ccacGGTGGATGTGAAGAGGAACATCTACGACCTTTGCACCGACAATAAAGACTGTTACCTGGCAGTCATTGAG AATCAGGACACGGTGAGTCTGGACATGGTGTGTCGTCTGTACGAGGTGGGACGACAGAAACTGGCTGAGGAAGGAGACGATGATGATCAG GATGAAGAtcaggatgatgatgattccTCAGACAcagatgatgacgatgatgacgatgatgatgatgatgatatggaCACAGACCCGCTCATAGAGGAGCTGACCAATAACAGCAACACAGAGAACGGGGACCGAGAGAATTCCCCCACAGATGAAGAG ATTGCAGAGCTTCTACGAAACAGCGATGATGACAACAACAGTGACGACGACTCGGTGGACTCGGATCGTTCCTACAGGTCTGATGACGGATCTGATTCGTTTGATCTAGACAACCTGGATC AGCGCTCCTCTGATGAGGAAGTTGAGCTCCTGAGGTCCATGCGGGACAGATGGTTTTCCTGA
- the LOC115043904 gene encoding DDB1- and CUL4-associated factor 1-like isoform X3 has product MSQEEEPAVAVGVSAALSSALSAAMSAAMAVAMAVDAKADLTVLLEEWVEAQRGPTEQLVSVLTKISELIERETGDYHKSDPDPFDDRHPGRADPNCMLGQLLKMLFMNDDFTNALLDTYIMTSRELNLNTAACRVFQNIMPGLETAVIFQEKEGLVEKLFSWAHEAERPLCIYATGLLARAMSSQEIATSYREENTRLLPVMIQRLHELQAEEAKNHLAPTKTPQNLPQGSQVEATQTSSISQDQPDKTDGEAAGEEAERKRRDGESGRPATKIRPPSLLGSVQKNGSSSARLLPDFVCQASPDSAPKETEDRQGGGRRRVAKENGRKAKQKLNFTSSSRTDVEADRNDANDPPASSTSWSEMSSMVIGSDYCLSPLSPAMEQRLILQYLTPLGEYQELLAIFMQLDTRSLLMNYIDIRQIRNVQLTFDALLYLASLLLHKKFAAEFIAHRGVQRLLEIPRPSMAATGVSLCLYYLAYNQDTLERVCMLQDGVLSDMVSYALWLLESSHASGVCHATMFFSISFSFRVVLQLFDRQDGLRRLVNLVSTLEILNTETEVSMMSDDQVFSSRQTAKHTCMAMRRYFEAHLAVKSEQVKQSLHTSDEGTIVPQQPFYKAYTYTREQIIEMMEFLIECGPPQLYWEPVEVFYKLSCVPLMLQLISAACDWRTYYGRSDTVRYALDILAILTVVPKVQLVLADTVEVVDENRSPVSTVGMSIVLGVAEGEVFVNDAEIQKSALQVIINCVCAPDRSLSTVGAFAVTPLRPSLHPQQSPAPHNKVLAHMWQLVQNNNGIKVLLSLLSVKMPITDADLIRALACKALVGLSRSSAIRQIISKLPLFTSSHIQQLMKEPVLQDKRSEHVRFCRYAAEMTERVSGKPLLMGTDVSLARLQRANVVAQSRITFSEKELLMLIRNHLVAKGLHDTANTLVKEGNLSISSLCPSSSSCVTPSSSSSSSSLIHRTCRLTCGIAARTVGHIGSSPVSSVSAISAAATPSPSRTLVSPHLPCSSLSTPPLPPPAPPHPHGQGSHPVSRILFTRERPVTNCNSGKKLKALKQKSDHGAFIQTPAMKKQLERQLPSPPTLDSIITEYLREQHARCPNPVTTCPPFSLFTPHRCPEPKQRRQASPNFTARLGGRVLYPKYGGVDRGCLDRHLIFSRFRPMSVFHEGDGDESGFTCCAFSARERFLMLGTCSGHLKFYNIFSGEEEANYTCHTSAITHLEPSRDGKLLLTSASWSVPLSALWNMDAVFSLKNSFVDDHYVEFSKLSQDRVIGTKDQVAHIYDIQTGQKTLTLNDPALANNYKRNCATFNPTDDLVLNDGVLWDVRASRAIHKFDKFNMNISGVFHPNGLEVIINTEIWDLRTFHLLHTVPALDQCRVVFNSNATIMYGAMLQADDEDDVMDQQMKSPFGSSFRTFDATDYKPIATVDVKRNIYDLCTDNKDCYLAVIENQDTVSLDMVCRLYEVGRQKLAEEGDDDDQDEDQDDDDSSDTDDDDDDDDDDDDMDTDPLIEELTNNSNTENGDRENSPTDEEIAELLRNSDDDNNSDDDSVDSDRSYRSDDGSDSFDLDNLDQRSSDEEVELLRSMRDRWFS; this is encoded by the exons ATGTCCCAAGAAGAAGAACCGGCAGTGGCTGTGGGTGTGTCAGCTGCACTGTCGTCTGCGTTGTCAGCTGCCATGTCGGCTGCCATGGCGGTGGCCATGGCCGTGGACGCCAAGGCGGATCTTACCGTGTTACTGGAGGAGTGGGTAGAAGCGCAGCGCGGCCCCACAGAGCAGCTGGTGTCCGTCCTGACAAA AATATCTGAGCTGATTGAACGTGAGACAGGAGATTATCACAAATCAGACCCAGACCCGTTTGATGATCGACATCCAG GACGGGCGGACCCAAACTGCATGCTGGGACAACTCCTGAAGATGCTCTTTATGAATGATGACTTCACTAATGCG CTGTTGGACACGTACATCATGACCAGCAGAGAGCTGAACCTCAACACGGCCGCCTGCCGTGTGTTCCAGAACATCATGCCGGGTCTGGAGACCGCCGTCATCTTCCAAGAGAAG GAAGGTCTGGTGGAGAAGTTGTTCAGCTGGGCTCACGAAGCCGAGCGCCCGCTGTGCATCTACGCCACGGGGCTGCTGGCCAGAGCCATGAGCAGTCAGGAAATCGCCACCAGCTACAGAGAGGAGAACACTCGGCTG TTGCCGGTTATGATTCAACGCCTGCATGAGCTGCAGGCAGAGGAGGCCAAGAATCATTTAGCTCCCACAAAGACCCCCCAGAATCTACCTCAGGGTTCTCAGGTTGAAGCCACTCAGACCTCAAGCATCTCTCAGGACCAGCCAGACAAGACAGATGGGGAGGCGGCGGGAGAGGAGGcggaaaggaaaaggagagacggagagagcgGCAGGCCGGCGACGAAGATCAGACCACCGTCCCTGCTCGGGTCAGTACAGAAGAACGGATCCAGCTCCGCCCGACTGCTTCCAGACTTTGTGTGCCAAGCGAGCCCGGACTCTGCCCCGAAAGAGACGGAGGACaggcagggaggagggaggagacgGGTGGCCAAGGAGAACGGGAGGAAGGCTAAACAGAAGCTCaacttcacctcctcctcccggACTGACGTGGAGGCAGACAGGAATGACGCCAATGACCCACCGGCCAGCAGCACTTCCTGGTCTGAGATGAGCTCAATGGTGATTGGCTCTGACTACTGCCTGTCGCCGCTGAGCCCGGCCATGGAGCAGAGGCTCATCCTGCAGTATCTGACGCCCCTCGGAGAATACCAGGAG CTGCTTGCCATCTTCATGCAGTTGGACACCCGCTCGCTGCTGATGAATTACATCGACATCAGGCAGATCAGGAACGTCCAGCTCACCTTTGACGCCCTCCTG TATCTGGCCTCGCTGCTCCTCCATAAAAAGTTTGCGGCAGAGTTCATCGCTCACAGAGGAGTGCAGAGACTTCTGGAGATCCCGAGACCGTCAATGGCGGCGACGGgagtctctctctgtttgtacTATCTGGCATACAACCAAGACACTTTGGAAAGG gtgTGTATGCTCCAGGACGGCGTGCTCTCAGACATGGTGTCCTACGCTCTGTGGCTGCTGGAGTCGTCCCACGCCTCGGGCGTCTGCCACGCCACcatgtttttctccatttccttcTCCTTCCGGGTGGTGCTGCAGCTCTTCGACCGCCAAGACGGCCTACGCAGGCTCGTCAACCTG GTCAGCACTCTGGAGATCCTCAACACAGAGACGGAGGTGTCCATGATGAGCGACGACCAGGTCTTCTCCAGCCGACAGACGGCCAAGCACACTTGCATGGCCATGCGCAG GTACTTCGAGGCTCACCTGGCGGTGAAGTCTGAACAGGTGAAACAGTCCCTGCACACGTCAGATGAAGGCACCATCGTTCCCCAGCAACCATTTTACAAG gcgtACACGTACACCAGAGAGCAGATTATCGAGATGATGGAGTTCCTCATCGAGTGTGGACCTCCTCAGCTCTACTGGGAACCAGTTGAGGTGTTCTACAAGCTGTCCTGTGTTCCTCtgatgctgcagctcatttctgCAGCTTGTGACTGGAGGACTTACTACGGCAG GAGCGACACGGTGCGTTATGCCTTGGACATCCTGGCCATCCTGACGGTGGTTCCCAAAGTGCAGCTGGTGCTGGCAGACACTGTAGAGGTTGTGGATGAAAACAGGTCGCCTGTTTCCACTGTCG gtaTGAGCATCGTCCTGGGCGTCGCTGAGGGCGAAGTGTTTGTCAATGATGCTGAGATACAGAAGTCTGCACTCCAA GTGATAATAAACTGTGTGTGCGCTCCAGATCGGAGCTTGAGCACCGTTGGGGCTTTTGCCGTCACTCCTCTCAGGCCGTCCCTCCACCCCCAGCAGTCTCCGGCCCCCCACAACAAGGTGTTGGCTCACATGTGGCAACTAGTGCAGAACAACAACGGTATAAAG GTACTTCTGTCCCTGCTGTCGGTGAAGATGCCCATTACAGACGCAGATCTGATCCGCGCTCTGGCCTGCAAGGCTCTGGTTGGACTCTCTCGCAGCTCAGCCATCAGACAAATCATCAGCAAACTACCACTTTTTACCAGCAGCCACATCCAACAG CTGATGAAGGAGCCGGTGTTGCAGGACAAACGCAGCGAGCACGTCCGGTTCTGCCGCTACGCTGCGGAGATGACGGAGCGGGTGTCCGGGAAGCCTCTCCTCATGGGCACTGACGTCTCATTGGCTCGTCTTCAGAGGGCCAACGTGGTCGCCCAGTCGCGGATCACCTTCTCTGAGAAGGAACTCCTCATGCTGATCAGGAACCATCTCGTGGCTAAAGGGTTGCACGACACGGCCAACACGCTCGTTAAGGAGGGTAATTTATCCATATCCTCCCTCTGTCCGAGCTCTTCCTCCTGCGtcaccccgtcctcctcctcctcctcctcctcactgatcCACAGGACTTGCCGGCTCACATGCGGCATCGCAGCTCGCACCGTCGGCCACATCGGTTCCTCTCCAGTTTCCTCAGTCTCAGCCATCTCCGCTGCTGCCACCCCTTCCCCCTCTCGCACCCTAGTCAGTCCTCATCTGCCATGCTCCTCTTTGTCCACcccccctctgccccctccGGCGCCACCTCATCCTCACGGGCAGGGGTCACATCCTGTCAGCCGGATTTTGTTCACGCGGGAACGTCCAGTGACGAACTGCAACTCAGGGAAAAAACTTAAAGCGCTGAAACAGAAGTCTGACCACGGGGCTTTCATCCAG ACTCCAGCCATGAAGAAGCAGCTGGAGCGCCAACTTCCTTCCCCCCCGACCCTCGACAGCATCATCACAGAGTACCTGAGGGAACAACACGCTCGCTGCCCCAACCCTGTCACCACCTGCCCCCCCTTCTCCCTTTTCACCCCCCACAGATGCCCCGAGCCCAAGCAGAGGCGGCAGGCGTCACCCAACTTCACAGCCCGTCTGGGGGGCAGAGTGTTGTACCCGAAATATGGAGGTGTGGACAGGGGGTGTCTGGACAGACATCTGATATTCAGCAG GTTTCGTCCAATGTCGGTCTTCCACGAGGGCGATGGCGACGAGAGCGGGTTCACCTGTTGTGCCTTCTCAGCCCGCGAGCGTTTCCTGATGCTGGGAACCTGCTCAGGTCACCTCAAGTTCTACAACATCTTCTccggagaggaggaggccaaCTACACCTGCCACACTTCAGCCATCACACACCTCGAACCCTCCAGG GATGGAAAGCTGCTGCTCACCTCTGCCTCCTGGAGCGTCCCGCTGTCGGCCCTCTGGAACATGGACGCTGTCTTCAGCTTGAA AAACTCATTTGTAGACGATCACTACGTTGAGTTCAGCAAACTCTCTCAGGACCGGGTTATCGGCACCAAAGACCAAGTTGCACAT ATCTACGACATCcaaacgggtcagaagactcTGACCCTGAACGACCCCGCCCTCGCTAACAACTACAAGAGGAACTGCGCCACCTTCAACCCCACCGACGACCTGGTGCTGAATGACGGCGTGCTGTGGGACGTTCGGGCGTCACGGGCCATCCACAAGTTCGACAAGTTCAACATGAACATCAGCGGGGTCTTCCATCCCAACGGCCTGGAGGTCATCATCAACACGGAGATC tgGGACCTGAGGACGTTCCATCTCCTGCACACGGTCCCTGCCCTGGACCAGTGTAGGGTGGTCTTCAACAGCAACGCCACCATCATGTATGGAG CCATGCTGCAAGCTGACGATGAGGATGATGTGATGGACCAGCAGATGAAGAGTCCCTTCGGCTCGTCCTTCAGGACCTTCGACGCCACAGACTACAAGCCCATCG ccacGGTGGATGTGAAGAGGAACATCTACGACCTTTGCACCGACAATAAAGACTGTTACCTGGCAGTCATTGAG AATCAGGACACGGTGAGTCTGGACATGGTGTGTCGTCTGTACGAGGTGGGACGACAGAAACTGGCTGAGGAAGGAGACGATGATGATCAG GATGAAGAtcaggatgatgatgattccTCAGACAcagatgatgacgatgatgacgatgatgatgatgatgatatggaCACAGACCCGCTCATAGAGGAGCTGACCAATAACAGCAACACAGAGAACGGGGACCGAGAGAATTCCCCCACAGATGAAGAG ATTGCAGAGCTTCTACGAAACAGCGATGATGACAACAACAGTGACGACGACTCGGTGGACTCGGATCGTTCCTACAGGTCTGATGACGGATCTGATTCGTTTGATCTAGACAACCTGGATC AGCGCTCCTCTGATGAGGAAGTTGAGCTCCTGAGGTCCATGCGGGACAGATGGTTTTCCTGA